Proteins encoded by one window of Cylindrospermum stagnale PCC 7417:
- a CDS encoding NUDIX hydrolase translates to MNIHAFFPAVIKSTRSLWRIGQAILGIIFRHPITGTSIIPILPDGRIVLIRRSDDGRWALPGGMVDWGEDVPSAVRRELMEETGLELVKIRRLVGVYSAPDRDPRIHSICIVVEADVQGAMEILDTLEVTEIQAFSANSLPKPQMSHDHNRQLQDYLNGLTTLA, encoded by the coding sequence TTATGGCGCATTGGACAAGCGATACTAGGTATCATTTTCCGTCATCCCATTACTGGCACTAGTATCATCCCGATTTTACCCGATGGTCGGATTGTTTTGATCCGGAGGAGCGACGATGGTCGCTGGGCATTGCCTGGCGGTATGGTGGACTGGGGAGAGGATGTTCCGAGTGCAGTTCGTCGGGAGTTGATGGAAGAAACTGGATTAGAGTTAGTGAAAATTCGGCGTTTGGTTGGAGTTTACTCTGCACCAGACCGTGATCCCCGAATTCATTCAATTTGTATTGTGGTTGAAGCCGATGTGCAGGGAGCAATGGAGATTCTAGATACTTTGGAAGTTACGGAAATCCAGGCTTTCTCTGCTAACTCCTTACCTAAACCACAGATGTCTCATGACCACAATCGGCAGTTACAAGACTACTTAAATGGCTTGACAACACTGGCATAA
- a CDS encoding SRPBCC family protein: protein MTDYCFVTTWVIDAPIERVWEEIIHSERWTNWWKYVESVVDTEPSEDSGTEKIQRITWTTPLFYKLVFDTQLTRIEPPNLLALVAKGDVDGVGLWELESVEQGTLVRYTWKVKTTKVWMNILAVFIKPLMEWNHNTIMQQGGEALAQLLDTRLIASEAGNIKPDID, encoded by the coding sequence ATGACAGACTATTGCTTCGTCACAACTTGGGTTATTGATGCACCAATTGAGCGGGTTTGGGAAGAAATTATTCATTCTGAGCGTTGGACTAATTGGTGGAAATATGTCGAAAGTGTTGTTGACACTGAACCTAGTGAAGATAGCGGGACTGAAAAAATCCAGCGCATCACTTGGACAACTCCCCTTTTTTATAAGCTGGTATTCGATACTCAATTAACACGGATTGAACCTCCTAATTTGCTGGCTTTGGTTGCTAAAGGTGACGTAGACGGTGTGGGTTTGTGGGAACTAGAGTCAGTTGAACAAGGTACTTTAGTCCGTTACACATGGAAGGTAAAAACTACAAAAGTTTGGATGAACATTTTGGCAGTCTTTATCAAACCATTGATGGAATGGAACCACAATACAATTATGCAACAGGGAGGGGAAGCGTTGGCACAGCTTCTAGATACACGACTAATTGCTTCAGAAGCTGGAAACATAAAACCCGATATTGATTAG
- a CDS encoding ribbon-helix-helix domain-containing protein produces the protein MNIELKPEHEQFIQAQIANGRFTNADEVIDTAFQLLENLNTDYIHWVEATRQKVDVAIAELERGEGLDGETVVMPILERFKKAREA, from the coding sequence ATGAACATTGAGCTAAAACCTGAACATGAGCAATTTATCCAAGCTCAAATTGCCAATGGTAGATTTACAAATGCAGATGAAGTAATTGATACAGCATTTCAACTGCTAGAAAACTTAAATACTGATTATATTCATTGGGTGGAAGCAACTCGGCAAAAAGTTGATGTCGCCATTGCAGAACTTGAACGAGGCGAAGGTTTGGACGGTGAAACCGTTGTCATGCCAATCTTAGAAAGATTCAAAAAAGCTCGTGAGGCTTAG
- a CDS encoding diflavin flavoprotein, which translates to MTSTKPRDVQILPIGTNTTVMRSRSWARLRFEIEYALAKGTTANTYIIQGHKIAIIDPPGETFTEIYLQALQQRFDVKAIDYVILGHVNPNRAATLKALLELAPQITFVCSNPGAINLRGALENPDLQILVMRGEETLDLGKGHNLQFIPTPNPRYADELCTFDPQTEILFSDKLFGAHICGDQVFDEGWEIFNEDRRYYFDCLMAPHARQVETALDKLSDLPVRLYATGHGPLVRYALIELTKAYREWSQLQTSADTTVALIYASAYGNTTTLAQAIARGITKAGVSVESINCEFADPEEIRAAVEKAAGFVIGSPTLGGHAPTPVETALGIVLSTATNNKLAGVFGSFGWSGEAVDLIEGKLKDAGYRFGFEPIRVKFKPNDVTLQTCEEAGTDFAQALKRAKRKVVARQPATTVEQAVGRIIGSLCVVTAKQGDVTSGMLASWVTQASFSPPGLTIAVAKDRAMEPLSHSGNQFVVNILAEGKELRKQFMKTFTPGQDRFAGLKTEEASNGCPILTDALAYLECTVQSRMEAGDHWLVYASVDNGKVLNQDGVTAVHHRKSANYY; encoded by the coding sequence ATGACATCAACAAAACCCCGTGACGTTCAGATACTCCCCATCGGTACAAATACAACAGTCATGCGATCGCGCAGTTGGGCCAGGCTAAGATTTGAAATAGAATATGCTCTAGCCAAAGGTACAACCGCTAACACTTACATAATTCAAGGGCATAAAATAGCCATCATCGACCCCCCAGGGGAAACCTTCACAGAAATTTATCTCCAAGCCTTACAGCAGCGGTTTGATGTCAAAGCCATTGATTACGTAATTCTCGGTCACGTCAACCCCAACCGCGCCGCTACATTAAAAGCATTACTGGAACTTGCGCCACAAATCACCTTCGTCTGTTCTAATCCAGGGGCGATAAATTTACGCGGCGCTTTAGAAAATCCAGACTTGCAAATTCTCGTGATGCGGGGAGAAGAAACCCTAGATTTAGGTAAAGGGCATAATTTGCAATTTATTCCCACACCCAACCCCCGCTATGCAGATGAACTCTGTACCTTTGACCCCCAAACAGAAATTTTGTTCTCCGATAAATTATTTGGGGCACATATTTGTGGAGATCAGGTATTTGATGAAGGCTGGGAAATTTTTAACGAAGACCGGCGTTATTATTTTGATTGTTTAATGGCACCCCACGCCCGTCAAGTGGAAACGGCTTTAGATAAATTATCAGATTTGCCGGTGAGATTGTACGCCACTGGACACGGGCCTTTGGTGCGCTATGCCTTAATTGAACTTACCAAAGCTTATCGGGAATGGAGTCAGTTGCAAACCTCCGCCGATACGACGGTAGCGTTGATTTATGCGTCGGCTTATGGCAATACAACTACCTTAGCTCAAGCGATCGCACGGGGAATCACCAAAGCCGGCGTTAGTGTAGAATCAATTAACTGTGAATTTGCCGACCCAGAAGAAATCCGCGCCGCCGTAGAAAAAGCAGCAGGCTTCGTAATTGGATCACCAACCCTTGGCGGCCATGCACCCACACCCGTAGAAACAGCATTAGGAATTGTCCTCTCCACCGCCACCAACAATAAACTCGCCGGTGTCTTTGGTTCCTTTGGTTGGAGTGGGGAAGCCGTTGATTTAATTGAAGGTAAACTCAAAGATGCCGGTTACAGATTTGGTTTTGAACCCATCCGCGTCAAATTCAAACCCAACGATGTCACCTTGCAAACTTGCGAAGAAGCCGGTACAGATTTTGCCCAAGCGTTAAAAAGAGCAAAAAGAAAAGTTGTAGCCAGACAACCCGCTACCACCGTAGAACAAGCTGTCGGGCGGATTATTGGTTCTCTTTGTGTAGTTACAGCCAAGCAAGGCGATGTCACCAGCGGCATGTTAGCTTCTTGGGTAACACAAGCTAGTTTTAGTCCTCCCGGTTTAACAATTGCAGTAGCCAAAGATCGGGCGATGGAACCGCTTTCCCATTCAGGAAACCAATTTGTAGTCAATATTTTGGCTGAAGGAAAGGAACTCAGAAAGCAGTTTATGAAGACTTTCACCCCAGGACAAGACCGATTTGCCGGCTTGAAAACTGAGGAAGCTAGTAACGGTTGTCCCATACTCACTGATGCCCTAGCATACTTAGAATGTACCGTGCAATCCCGGATGGAAGCCGGCGATCACTGGCTCGTTTATGCATCTGTGGATAATGGGAAGGTGTTAAATCAAGATGGTGTAACAGCCGTCCATCATCGCAAGTCGGCGAATTATTATTAA
- a CDS encoding Uma2 family endonuclease, translating into MNTVVLNLAPVIRLTDEQFYQLCMANKDLSLELSATGQLIILPGAGGEKGIQEADLITDLGIWNEQTELGIVFSSSTIFRLPNGAKRSPDAAWIKLERWEALTAEERQKFPPLTPDFIIELRSETDRLKTLQEKMQEYIENGLRLGWLINPQAQQVEIYRPEKPVEIVQLPALLSGEEVLPGFELQL; encoded by the coding sequence ATGAATACCGTTGTCCTGAATCTAGCGCCAGTTATCCGCCTTACAGATGAGCAATTTTATCAACTGTGCATGGCGAATAAAGATTTAAGCCTAGAACTAAGCGCAACAGGACAATTGATAATTCTCCCAGGTGCGGGAGGAGAAAAAGGTATTCAGGAAGCTGACCTAATTACTGATTTAGGTATTTGGAATGAGCAAACAGAATTAGGAATAGTCTTCAGTTCCTCTACAATCTTCAGACTTCCTAATGGTGCAAAGCGTTCTCCTGATGCTGCGTGGATAAAATTAGAACGATGGGAAGCGCTAACTGCTGAAGAACGCCAAAAATTTCCACCACTAACACCAGATTTTATTATTGAACTTAGATCGGAAACAGACCGATTAAAAACCCTGCAAGAAAAGATGCAGGAATATATAGAAAACGGTTTGCGTTTGGGTTGGTTAATAAATCCTCAAGCGCAGCAAGTAGAAATTTATCGACCAGAAAAACCTGTAGAAATCGTGCAACTTCCCGCGCTACTTTCTGGGGAAGAGGTTTTACCTGGCTTTGAATTACAGCTTTAA
- a CDS encoding type II toxin-antitoxin system VapC family toxin, with protein sequence MIILDTNVLSELMKPKRAETVFNWAVQQSLMSLFSTTITQAEILYGIALLPGGKRRDELSQAAKLMFSEDFAGRVLPFDQAAAVAFANIASQRRRNGTPISQADAQIAAICYTHGATIATRNVSDFEGCGISIINPWEYN encoded by the coding sequence ATGATAATTCTTGATACAAACGTATTGTCAGAATTAATGAAACCTAAAAGGGCTGAAACAGTTTTCAATTGGGCAGTTCAGCAATCTTTAATGAGTCTTTTTAGCACAACAATTACACAAGCAGAAATTCTTTATGGTATCGCTTTACTTCCTGGGGGAAAACGGCGAGATGAACTCAGTCAAGCAGCAAAACTGATGTTTTCTGAAGATTTCGCTGGGCGTGTTCTTCCTTTTGATCAAGCCGCTGCTGTAGCTTTTGCTAATATTGCATCCCAAAGACGACGCAATGGTACTCCTATTTCCCAAGCCGATGCTCAGATTGCTGCCATTTGTTACACTCATGGAGCAACTATAGCAACGCGTAATGTCTCTGACTTTGAAGGGTGCGGTATTTCTATTATTAATCCTTGGGAATATAATTGA
- a CDS encoding alpha/beta fold hydrolase: MHTLFRNSRRKLSQGLLFWREVGEGTPVIFLHGAWNDSSQWVSVMDSLSHDFHCFAPDLLGFGESENPNIHHSIDLQVECLAEFFYALRLEKVYLVGHSLGGWIAASYALKYPERVYGVVLLAPEGVKIEGQEKYWRKMRRLINFSPLLIKLLRFLSPVTKILGWQEKIAQDLQLRQELLQYPIGCHLLFKRQQPEIEAELLQNRLYLIEVPFLILQGGNDTPSALAMSKTFAQLTPNVEFKLIAHGENDLPESCAGVVAVDILDFIKGNG, translated from the coding sequence ATGCATACGTTATTTCGTAACTCCCGGAGAAAACTTTCTCAAGGGCTATTGTTCTGGCGTGAAGTCGGTGAAGGGACTCCTGTAATTTTCTTACATGGCGCTTGGAACGATAGCAGTCAATGGGTATCGGTGATGGATTCGCTTTCCCACGATTTCCATTGCTTTGCACCAGATTTATTAGGGTTTGGTGAATCGGAAAATCCGAATATTCACCATTCGATTGATTTGCAAGTGGAGTGTCTAGCTGAGTTTTTCTATGCTTTGAGGCTAGAAAAGGTGTATTTAGTAGGACATTCACTAGGGGGTTGGATTGCTGCTAGCTATGCTTTAAAGTATCCAGAGCGAGTTTATGGTGTGGTACTGCTAGCGCCAGAAGGTGTAAAGATTGAAGGACAAGAAAAGTATTGGCGGAAAATGCGGCGATTAATCAATTTTTCACCACTATTAATTAAACTGTTACGCTTCCTAAGTCCTGTAACTAAAATTCTTGGTTGGCAAGAAAAAATTGCTCAAGACTTGCAACTACGCCAGGAACTGTTGCAATATCCGATAGGCTGTCACCTACTATTTAAACGGCAGCAGCCAGAAATTGAGGCGGAATTACTGCAAAACCGTTTGTACTTAATCGAAGTTCCATTTTTGATTTTACAAGGTGGCAATGATACACCAAGCGCCTTGGCAATGAGTAAGACTTTTGCTCAACTGACTCCAAATGTCGAATTTAAATTGATTGCTCATGGAGAAAATGATTTACCAGAATCTTGTGCTGGAGTTGTGGCGGTCGATATTCTGGATTTTATTAAAGGTAATGGGTAA
- a CDS encoding type II toxin-antitoxin system RelE/ParE family toxin produces MSRYIIAPSASRDLNAIADYFLVQNMEAGEKLFRQFNNKCQNLAKFPNI; encoded by the coding sequence ATGAGTCGCTACATCATCGCACCATCTGCAAGCCGCGATTTAAATGCAATTGCTGATTATTTTCTCGTGCAAAACATGGAAGCAGGAGAAAAACTATTTAGACAATTCAACAATAAATGCCAAAATTTAGCGAAATTTCCGAATATATGA
- a CDS encoding protein kinase domain-containing protein has product MKTQMLNDRYQVIQVLGAGGFGETFLAEDTYMPSKRRCVVKQLRPIQNNPQVYQLVQERFQREAAILETLGGAADQIPGLYAYFCSEGQFYLVQEWIEGDTLSAKVQKQGLFTESTVLELLVNLLPILDYVHSQHIVHRDIKPDNIILRHRDGKPVLIDFGAVRESMGTVVNSQGNPTSSIVIGTPGFMPSEQAAGRPVYSSDLFSLGMTAIYLLTGRQPQQLETDSQTGEIVWRQYASHLSPMMAGVIDQAIAYHPRDRYPTARAMLDALQSITNPLPPTQPPFTQPRVSSPLPETVNVAPPPQPTTQGNNQNNNILIGSLIAGGLIGASVIISQVLTKPLQPVTETKDTITATRTITTPQAITNPSVSPNTETPLNTKPQIQKTIVINPTTRQAVINPESTGIPDPPANKVNNYFWLSQRPVTDADLDGKDGFELDIMRNTIFAKNGRRFETPGLQDYFNQQSWYSPQYSPKEFPAKSLSKLEQRNIDYIAKYQDRNNLRYFKK; this is encoded by the coding sequence ATGAAAACACAGATGCTGAACGATCGCTATCAAGTTATCCAGGTACTCGGTGCTGGTGGGTTTGGTGAAACCTTTCTCGCAGAAGATACCTATATGCCTTCAAAGCGGCGCTGTGTGGTAAAACAGCTAAGACCAATTCAAAATAATCCCCAAGTTTACCAACTCGTACAAGAGAGGTTTCAACGGGAAGCAGCAATTTTAGAAACACTCGGCGGCGCAGCTGATCAAATTCCCGGTTTGTATGCTTATTTCTGTAGTGAGGGACAATTTTATTTAGTTCAGGAGTGGATTGAAGGTGACACTCTCAGCGCGAAAGTTCAAAAGCAGGGATTATTTACAGAAAGCACAGTTTTGGAATTGCTGGTGAATTTGTTACCCATTCTGGATTATGTCCACTCCCAGCACATCGTTCACCGTGATATCAAACCAGATAACATCATTTTGCGTCATCGTGATGGTAAACCGGTGCTGATAGATTTCGGTGCGGTGCGAGAATCAATGGGAACGGTGGTGAATTCTCAAGGTAATCCTACCAGTTCGATTGTAATTGGGACTCCTGGATTTATGCCTAGTGAACAAGCAGCAGGTAGACCAGTTTATTCGAGTGATTTATTTAGTTTAGGAATGACGGCGATTTATTTGCTGACTGGGAGACAACCGCAACAACTAGAGACAGATTCACAGACGGGTGAAATTGTGTGGCGTCAATATGCTAGTCATCTGAGTCCAATGATGGCAGGGGTGATTGATCAAGCGATCGCCTATCATCCACGCGATCGCTATCCTACCGCCAGAGCCATGCTAGATGCCTTGCAGAGCATAACAAATCCGCTGCCCCCAACACAACCGCCTTTCACCCAACCGCGAGTATCTTCACCTTTACCTGAAACTGTGAATGTTGCACCACCGCCTCAGCCAACAACTCAAGGTAATAATCAGAATAATAATATCCTTATTGGCAGTTTGATTGCAGGTGGGTTAATCGGTGCATCTGTAATTATTAGTCAGGTGTTAACCAAACCTCTTCAACCTGTAACAGAAACCAAAGATACAATTACTGCAACGAGAACAATTACAACACCCCAAGCTATTACTAATCCCTCAGTTTCTCCAAATACAGAAACTCCATTAAATACTAAACCCCAAATTCAAAAAACTATCGTAATTAACCCAACAACACGCCAAGCTGTGATCAATCCCGAATCTACAGGAATCCCAGATCCACCAGCAAATAAAGTTAACAATTATTTCTGGCTTTCCCAAAGACCTGTAACCGATGCAGATTTAGATGGTAAAGACGGTTTTGAACTGGATATTATGCGAAATACAATTTTCGCCAAAAATGGTCGCCGTTTTGAAACTCCCGGTTTACAAGATTACTTTAATCAACAATCTTGGTATAGTCCTCAATATTCACCCAAGGAATTTCCTGCTAAATCGCTTTCCAAATTAGAGCAGCGAAATATAGACTATATTGCCAAATATCAAGACCGCAATAACCTGAGATATTTTAAAAAATAA
- a CDS encoding FitA-like ribbon-helix-helix domain-containing protein gives MTNITISNLDDDIKSRLQKRAEKHGRSLEEEAREILRLTLTENNEQPLNLATIIERRFANFGDFELPEITREPIRTVSTFEE, from the coding sequence ATGACCAATATCACTATCTCTAACCTTGATGATGACATCAAATCTCGGTTGCAAAAACGAGCCGAAAAACATGGTCGTTCCCTTGAAGAAGAAGCTAGAGAAATTCTCCGCCTTACTTTAACAGAAAATAACGAACAGCCATTAAACCTAGCTACTATAATTGAGCGGCGTTTTGCGAATTTTGGAGACTTTGAATTACCAGAAATTACTAGAGAACCTATCCGCACCGTGTCAACATTTGAAGAATGA
- a CDS encoding pantothenate kinase, whose translation MIGNSRLHWALFSGETLDSAWDTDYLPESVIQQFAQAQTPEKFTDRVISQLNTIRRDTALSGPYPISLASVVPSQTAIWQTLPNVRIITLAQIPLFGVYPTLGIDRALALWGAGKTWGFPILVIDSGTALTFTGADDNQCLVGGAILPGLGLQFATLGQKTGQLPLLEAQLINSLPPRFALNTPEAIQSGVIYTLLAGIKDFIEAWLFLFPESKIAITGGDRILLKNSLQIQFPEIAARLIVEQNLIFWGMEKIVIEIE comes from the coding sequence ATGATTGGCAATTCCCGCTTACATTGGGCATTGTTCAGCGGTGAAACCCTAGACTCAGCTTGGGATACAGATTATCTACCTGAGTCTGTTATACAGCAATTCGCTCAAGCTCAAACACCCGAAAAGTTCACAGACAGGGTAATTTCCCAACTAAACACCATTCGTAGGGACACGGCATTGTCAGGCCCCTACCCAATTTCTCTAGCTTCCGTAGTTCCTAGTCAAACAGCAATCTGGCAAACTTTACCAAATGTTCGCATTATTACCTTAGCCCAAATACCTCTGTTCGGTGTATATCCCACACTCGGAATTGATCGTGCCTTAGCTTTGTGGGGTGCAGGAAAGACTTGGGGATTTCCCATACTGGTAATAGATAGCGGCACAGCACTGACTTTTACAGGTGCAGATGATAACCAGTGTTTAGTTGGGGGGGCAATTTTACCAGGGTTAGGTTTGCAGTTTGCGACTCTAGGACAAAAAACCGGACAATTACCGTTACTTGAAGCGCAATTAATTAACTCTCTACCCCCACGGTTTGCTTTAAATACACCAGAAGCCATTCAAAGCGGCGTGATTTACACCTTGTTAGCGGGAATCAAAGATTTTATTGAGGCGTGGTTGTTTTTATTTCCTGAAAGTAAAATTGCCATTACCGGAGGCGATCGCATTTTATTAAAAAACTCTCTCCAAATACAGTTTCCAGAAATAGCCGCGCGGTTAATCGTAGAACAAAATCTAATTTTTTGGGGAATGGAAAAAATAGTAATTGAGATTGAGTAA
- a CDS encoding GIY-YIG nuclease family protein — translation MTTETNISSLSTLESFPYIDENGQVPEQFSGKIGVYAIFDQEKTLQFVGYSRDVYLSLKQHLVRQPQKCFWVKVQTIERPNRTILENIENAWIAENGIVPDGNGENKQKWTDPIDAKAVMTPEEQANYQNPLIDDLAQMKIIKNVARRVEAEIIALLAARGLQMQVRFNPKLKEEGLLDLK, via the coding sequence ATGACCACTGAAACAAATATTTCCTCTTTATCAACCCTGGAATCTTTTCCTTACATTGATGAAAATGGTCAAGTACCTGAACAATTTTCGGGCAAAATTGGGGTTTACGCTATTTTTGACCAAGAAAAAACGCTGCAATTTGTTGGTTATTCCCGCGATGTTTATCTCAGTCTCAAGCAGCATTTAGTTCGGCAACCGCAAAAATGCTTTTGGGTGAAAGTTCAAACCATTGAACGTCCTAACCGCACAATTTTAGAAAATATTGAAAATGCTTGGATTGCTGAAAATGGTATAGTCCCTGATGGTAATGGAGAGAACAAACAAAAATGGACTGACCCCATTGATGCTAAGGCAGTCATGACACCGGAAGAACAAGCTAATTATCAAAATCCATTAATTGATGATTTGGCGCAAATGAAAATTATTAAAAATGTAGCGCGGCGAGTCGAAGCAGAAATTATAGCGCTGTTAGCAGCGCGGGGTTTACAAATGCAAGTTCGCTTCAATCCTAAATTAAAGGAAGAAGGATTGCTTGATTTGAAGTAG
- a CDS encoding diflavin flavoprotein, with protein MVALTERIEKRLTIETVEIAEDTTAIRSLDWDRDRFDIEFGLQNGTTYNSFLIRGEQTALVDTSHEKFRQLYFDTLTGLINPAEIDYLIVSHTEPDHSGLIKDLLQIAPEITVVGSKVAIQFLEDLVHWPFKRRIVKNGDRLDLGNGHEFEFVIAPNLHWPDTIFSFDHKTKTLYTCDAFGLHYCSNSTFDEDLPAIEADYQYYYDCLMGPNARSVLSALKRMAELKTIKMIATGHGPLLYHNVEELTGRYRTWSQSQTKAEAAVGIFYVADYGYSDRLVQAIANGISKTGVAVELVDLKAAVDLQEIRELVGRCAGLVVGMPPASDIASIQAALSTVLGSAKDKQAIGIFETGGGDDEPTYPLLNKFRALGLHVAFPVIELRDTFTENTYKLCEEAGTDLGQWVTRDRSIKAMKSLSADLDKALGRISGGLYIITAKKGDVSSAMLASWVSQASFKPLGFSIAVAKDRAIESLMQVGDRFVLNVLEEGNYQKLMKHFLKRFAPGADRFEGVKTQAAENGAPILTDALAYMECEVTSRMDCGDHWAVYSTVYAGRVSNPDSLTAVHHRKVGNHY; from the coding sequence ATGGTAGCGCTCACCGAAAGAATTGAAAAAAGGCTGACAATAGAGACGGTGGAAATTGCTGAAGATACTACGGCAATTCGCTCTCTGGATTGGGATCGCGATCGCTTCGATATTGAGTTTGGTCTGCAAAACGGCACAACCTACAACTCATTTCTGATTCGCGGTGAGCAGACTGCTTTAGTTGATACCTCCCACGAAAAGTTTCGCCAGCTATATTTTGATACACTCACGGGTCTAATTAACCCAGCGGAGATTGATTATTTAATTGTTAGCCACACGGAACCAGACCACAGCGGCTTAATTAAAGATTTGTTGCAAATTGCTCCAGAAATCACCGTTGTGGGTTCTAAGGTGGCGATTCAGTTTCTAGAGGATTTGGTGCATTGGCCGTTTAAGCGGCGGATTGTGAAAAATGGCGATCGCTTGGACTTGGGTAACGGACATGAATTTGAATTCGTCATTGCCCCAAATTTACACTGGCCTGATACCATTTTCAGCTTCGACCACAAAACCAAAACTCTCTATACCTGCGATGCTTTTGGGTTGCATTATTGCTCAAATAGCACCTTTGACGAAGACTTGCCAGCTATTGAAGCAGATTATCAATATTATTACGACTGCTTGATGGGGCCAAATGCCCGTTCTGTATTATCTGCTCTCAAGCGGATGGCGGAACTCAAAACCATCAAGATGATTGCCACCGGGCACGGGCCGCTATTATACCATAACGTGGAAGAATTGACTGGTCGTTATCGCACTTGGAGCCAAAGTCAGACCAAAGCAGAAGCAGCAGTTGGGATATTTTATGTTGCTGATTATGGATATAGCGATCGCCTCGTACAAGCGATCGCCAACGGGATCAGCAAAACTGGTGTAGCGGTGGAATTGGTAGACTTGAAAGCCGCAGTTGATTTACAAGAAATCCGGGAATTAGTGGGACGCTGTGCGGGTTTGGTGGTTGGGATGCCGCCAGCATCTGATATTGCTAGCATTCAAGCAGCACTCAGCACCGTTTTAGGTTCCGCCAAAGATAAACAAGCGATTGGGATTTTTGAAACTGGTGGGGGTGATGATGAACCAACTTATCCCTTATTAAACAAATTCCGTGCTTTAGGCTTGCACGTAGCCTTTCCCGTAATTGAACTCCGCGACACATTCACAGAAAACACTTACAAGCTGTGTGAAGAAGCGGGAACAGACTTAGGACAATGGGTAACACGCGATCGCAGCATCAAAGCGATGAAATCCCTGAGTGCTGACCTAGATAAAGCTTTAGGCAGAATCAGCGGCGGATTATACATCATCACAGCCAAAAAAGGCGATGTTTCCAGCGCCATGTTAGCTTCTTGGGTGAGTCAAGCCAGCTTCAAACCATTGGGATTCTCAATTGCAGTAGCCAAAGACCGCGCCATAGAATCATTGATGCAAGTTGGCGATCGCTTTGTTCTCAACGTCTTAGAAGAAGGAAACTACCAAAAACTGATGAAACACTTTTTGAAACGATTCGCCCCCGGTGCAGATCGCTTTGAAGGTGTAAAAACCCAAGCCGCCGAAAACGGTGCCCCCATCCTCACCGACGCCCTCGCTTACATGGAGTGTGAAGTCACCAGCCGGATGGACTGCGGCGACCATTGGGCAGTATACAGCACCGTCTACGCGGGACGAGTGTCAAATCCAGATTCACTAACAGCAGTCCACCACCGCAAAGTCGGAAACCACTATTAA